The proteins below come from a single Kitasatospora sp. NBC_00315 genomic window:
- a CDS encoding glycosyl hydrolase family 18 protein — translation MLERATPERASAHRVTPSRRAGALAVAAVLATTGAALATTYGAASAATVNLLANPGLETGTLSGWTCSNGSVVTTPVHSGSYALNGGASASDTGQCQQTVTVLPNTAYTLSAWVQGSYVYLGATGTGVNSSVWAPSAAAWSQLSTSFTTGAATTSVTVFTHGWYGQGAFKADDLSLTGPAGTTASPSASASASASASASASASASASASPSSSPSGSASPTSSGSPSATATATGTSGPTGDGKVTTPTGVTVGKVTHNAIVLSWKPSTDNSQNGDTAAYKVWANGQVVATSMGTQVAVSSLLPNTSYTYTVQGYDASGHASGQSAPVSTTTAAAPAATPFKSAYFDQWGIYENAYYPKNVGTSGAAGKLDVITYAFGNIDPTSHTCFEAVKASDAAHEENPNAGDGAGDAYADYQDTYAAADSVDGTADSWEQPIKGNFNQLRQLKAKYPNLRFTMSLGGWTYSKYFSDAAATDASRKAFVSSCIDMFMKGNLPKNIAGDASGGVASAAGLFDGIDIDWEYPGSAGGHTGNHYTAADKANFTLLLKEFRTQLDSYGSTVGKRFLLTAALPSGQDKINYIETDKIGAYLDHADIMSYDMHGSWDATGPTNHQDPLHDSAADPTTPIAPGTRKYNVDTTLAAYTTGLPEYGIPGGFPASKIVLGIPFYWRGWTGVPAGSDYGLYQSATGPTAAKALSQEAGLAAWKELSPTAATTHWDATTESSWIYDGTNFWTGDTPQAIQARGAYAKSKGLGGMFAFSLENDDTSGTLLNAVASSLG, via the coding sequence ATGCTCGAACGAGCCACACCCGAGCGCGCGTCCGCGCACCGGGTCACCCCCAGCCGCCGGGCCGGCGCGCTGGCCGTCGCCGCCGTGCTCGCCACCACGGGCGCGGCGCTCGCCACCACGTACGGCGCCGCCTCGGCCGCCACCGTGAACCTGCTGGCCAACCCCGGCCTGGAGACCGGCACGCTCAGCGGCTGGACCTGCTCCAACGGCTCCGTCGTGACCACCCCCGTGCACAGCGGCTCGTACGCGCTGAACGGCGGCGCCTCGGCGTCCGACACCGGCCAGTGCCAGCAGACCGTGACCGTCCTGCCGAACACGGCGTACACCCTGTCGGCCTGGGTCCAGGGCAGCTACGTCTACCTCGGCGCGACCGGGACGGGCGTGAACTCCAGCGTCTGGGCGCCCTCGGCCGCCGCCTGGAGCCAGCTGTCCACCTCCTTCACCACCGGTGCGGCCACCACCTCGGTGACCGTCTTCACCCACGGGTGGTACGGCCAGGGGGCGTTCAAGGCGGACGACCTGAGCCTGACCGGCCCGGCCGGCACCACCGCGAGCCCGAGTGCCTCCGCCTCCGCGTCGGCCAGTGCCTCCGCCTCGGCCTCCGCCAGTGCGTCGGCCAGCGCCTCGCCCAGCAGCAGCCCCTCGGGCAGCGCGAGCCCCACGAGCAGCGGCAGCCCGAGTGCCACCGCCACGGCCACCGGCACCAGCGGCCCGACCGGCGACGGCAAGGTGACCACGCCCACCGGTGTGACCGTGGGCAAGGTGACCCACAACGCGATCGTGCTGAGCTGGAAGCCGTCCACCGACAACTCGCAGAACGGCGACACGGCCGCGTACAAGGTGTGGGCCAACGGCCAGGTCGTGGCGACCTCGATGGGGACCCAGGTGGCCGTCAGCTCGCTGCTCCCGAACACCTCGTACACGTACACCGTGCAGGGCTACGACGCGAGCGGCCACGCCTCCGGCCAGTCCGCCCCGGTGAGCACCACCACGGCGGCAGCGCCGGCCGCGACGCCGTTCAAGTCGGCGTACTTCGACCAGTGGGGCATCTACGAGAACGCCTACTACCCGAAGAACGTCGGCACCAGCGGCGCGGCCGGCAAGCTCGACGTGATCACCTACGCGTTCGGCAACATCGACCCCACGTCGCACACCTGCTTCGAGGCGGTCAAGGCCTCCGACGCGGCGCACGAGGAGAACCCCAACGCCGGCGACGGCGCGGGCGACGCGTACGCCGACTACCAGGACACCTACGCGGCCGCCGACAGCGTGGACGGCACGGCCGACAGCTGGGAGCAGCCCATCAAGGGCAACTTCAACCAGCTGCGCCAGCTCAAGGCCAAGTACCCCAACCTGCGGTTCACGATGTCGCTGGGCGGCTGGACCTACTCGAAGTACTTCTCCGACGCGGCCGCCACGGACGCCTCGCGGAAGGCCTTCGTCTCCTCCTGCATCGACATGTTCATGAAGGGCAACCTGCCCAAGAACATCGCGGGTGACGCCTCCGGCGGCGTCGCCTCGGCCGCCGGTCTCTTCGACGGCATCGACATCGACTGGGAGTACCCCGGCTCGGCGGGCGGCCACACCGGCAACCACTACACGGCCGCCGACAAGGCCAACTTCACCCTCCTGCTGAAGGAGTTCCGCACCCAGCTGGACTCCTACGGCTCGACCGTGGGCAAGAGGTTCCTGCTGACCGCGGCCCTGCCGAGCGGCCAGGACAAGATCAACTACATCGAGACCGACAAGATCGGCGCGTACCTCGACCACGCCGACATCATGAGCTACGACATGCACGGCTCCTGGGACGCCACCGGCCCGACCAACCACCAGGACCCGCTGCACGACAGTGCCGCCGACCCGACCACGCCGATCGCCCCGGGCACCCGCAAGTACAACGTGGACACCACGCTCGCCGCGTACACCACCGGCCTGCCCGAGTACGGCATCCCCGGCGGCTTCCCGGCCTCCAAGATCGTGCTCGGCATCCCGTTCTACTGGCGCGGCTGGACCGGGGTGCCCGCCGGCTCCGACTACGGCCTGTACCAGAGCGCGACCGGCCCGACCGCGGCCAAGGCGCTGAGCCAGGAGGCCGGTCTGGCCGCCTGGAAGGAGCTCAGCCCGACCGCCGCCACCACCCACTGGGACGCCACCACCGAGAG